The genome window CGGAAATCATTGAAGCAGACTGGTTAGGATATCCTGGGGCATCGGAAGAACAAATTCGCCATGCGGAAAATCGTTTAGGCATTAGCCTCCCTCCCTCCTACCGGGAATTCCTGAAAGTCACAAATGGTTGGCGTCAAACAACACCGTTTATCTATCAGCTCTGGTCTACCCAGGAAATTGAATGGTTAAGCGTAAGACATCCTGACTGGATTGACTCATTTCTAGAACAACAACAACGATTAGAACCCCATCATTCCTACATGTCAGTCAATGGTTTGGAATGTAGTAGAAAAAAGTTTTCCATTCCCGATGAGATCTATTTTATTTATGGAGAAGAGCAAGATTGTATGAATTTACGATCGGAATATTTACACACCGCTTTAGAAATTAGTTGTAAAGGTGATTCTGCGATTTATTTACTCAATCCCCAGGTCGTTACCGAGGAGGGAGAATGGGAAGCTTGGTTCTTTGGGGATTGGCTTCCAGGAGCCGATCGCTATCGATCGTTTAGTGACTTGATGCAGGCGGAATACCAAAATTTCCTAGAACTTCAGTGAAGCGTAAAATATCCGTTTCAAGCCGTTACTTACATGGTTGATTAGTTGATTAGTTGATTAGTTGATTTGCGATTGGGATTGCACGATGCAATCAGGGTACATAAACGACTAGATTGAAACAAGGCAAATTAAAATGAATGGTTTATCTCACTCCAAAAGCTCTTCTGTTCGAGTGCAACCTGTTCCATCCACGGCCCAACGGCTATTTTCCAATCCCTCTGCCAGCTTGCAGCCCAATCCCCAATTACCCCAAGAAGTCATTGCAGAATTGATTAATGGCATCCTTATTCTGACCGATCGCCAAGAACTCATTTATGCCAACGAGGAAGCGAGACGGATTTTAGAAAAACTCAACCCCGATCGATCTCGTCTACACATTCCTCAAGAAATTTGGCATATTTGTCAATCCCTAATTCGCAGTCGCAGTCTTTTTCCCAATCAACATTGGTTAATTGAATCTGAAATTTTCACGGATGAATCTACCACACTGCATGTCCGAGCACGCTGGTTCAATCTAGAGCATATTGAATACCCTTGTCTGTTGTTA of Alkalinema sp. FACHB-956 contains these proteins:
- a CDS encoding SMI1/KNR4 family protein; its protein translation is MNTFEWEGFLRHWSRAIIESKRHEPDVLPSEIIEADWLGYPGASEEQIRHAENRLGISLPPSYREFLKVTNGWRQTTPFIYQLWSTQEIEWLSVRHPDWIDSFLEQQQRLEPHHSYMSVNGLECSRKKFSIPDEIYFIYGEEQDCMNLRSEYLHTALEISCKGDSAIYLLNPQVVTEEGEWEAWFFGDWLPGADRYRSFSDLMQAEYQNFLELQ
- a CDS encoding LuxR C-terminal-related transcriptional regulator, whose product is MNGLSHSKSSSVRVQPVPSTAQRLFSNPSASLQPNPQLPQEVIAELINGILILTDRQELIYANEEARRILEKLNPDRSRLHIPQEIWHICQSLIRSRSLFPNQHWLIESEIFTDESTTLHVRARWFNLEHIEYPCLLLIVEDQYQAIKNIALEEAQKYGLTAREKEIWLLHRANATYKKIATELTITPNTVKKHMRSIHAKQKLIAENNLEV